From Rutidosis leptorrhynchoides isolate AG116_Rl617_1_P2 chromosome 3, CSIRO_AGI_Rlap_v1, whole genome shotgun sequence, a single genomic window includes:
- the LOC139902070 gene encoding uncharacterized protein, whose amino-acid sequence MTSNAIQSINNMTIRSILEKEKLYGNNFIDWYRNLQIVLKSERKLHHLENPLPEAPLETASATVRNAYTKQYNEQLEVACLMLTSMTSELQRNLMDYNAYDMIEELKTMFQQQAEHELFETVKAFHACKHELGQPVSQYVLKMKGYLDQLEHLGYAMPPVLGVHLILTSLSKDYDGFVMNYNMHSMGKSIPELHAMLKQAEKGLPKKTPAVLTIKEGKIQKRKPQDASGKGKGKSKQAYTLKKKIPPPAKKEHPAKNMACHHCGQIGHWRRNCVLYLEELKKGKAGSTSTSGIFVIELYNFPNKTWVYDTGYGTHICNDMQGLRKIRKLNKGALDLYVGNGDRSAVEAIGSYELILPSGLILILDNCHYAPSITRGVISVSRLKDNGFNHVFTDYGISKRITKLQHDGLLESTGNESFDICESCLSGKMTKKPFTHQVERASDLLGLIHTDGYALESAARILNMVPNKKVNKTPYEIWHGKVPNLSYLKVWGCEAHVKRDTPNKLESRTIKCIIVGYPKETMGYYFYYPAENKVFTARYAEFLEKRLLLQEASRSTVDLEEIQEQDTLPSEGTSEIRTEPQHESVEVQDEACLIRRSSRTSRPPERLNLMVTMEDFELGDLGEPAN is encoded by the exons ATGACATCAAACGCAATTCAATCCATAAACAACATGACCATAAGGTCAATCCTTGAGAAGGAAAAATTGTATGGTAACAACTTCATTGACTGGTATCGAAACCTTCAGATTGTCTTAAAGTCTGAAAGGAAGTTGCACCATCTGGAAAATCCATTACCTGAAGCCCCACTTGAAACTGCTAGTGCTACTGTTCGTAATGCTTATACTAAGCAGTATAACGAACAACTTGAAGTAGCATGTCTTATGCTTACTAGCATGACCTCTGAGCTCCAAAGGAACTTAATGGACTACAATGCATATGACATGATTGAGGAACTCAAGACGATGTTCCAACAACAGGCAGAACATGAATTGTTTGAAACTGTGAAAGCGTTTCACGCTTGCAAACATGAGTTGGGGCAGCCAGTTAGCCAATATGTCTTGAAGATGAAAGGCTATCTGGATCAATTGGAGCACCTAGGTTATGCTATGCCACCAGTTCTTGGAGTGCACTTGATACTTACTTCACTATCCAAGGACTATGAtggatttgtaatgaattacaatatgcatagCATGGGAAAAAGCATTCCTGAGCTACATGCAATGCTTAAGCAAGCTGAAAAGGGGCTACCAAAGAAGACTCCTGCAGTCTTAACCATAAAGGAAGGTAAAATCCAGAAAAGAAAGCCGCAAGATGCTAGTGGAAAGGGGAAAGGAAAGAGTAAGCAAGCTTACACACTtaagaagaaaattccaccaccAGCAAAGAAAGAGCATCCCGCAAAGAATATGGCTTGTCACCATTGTGGTCAGATTGGTCATTGGAGACGAAACTGTGTGCTTTACTTGGAAGAGTTGAAGAAGGGAAAGGCTGGTTCGACCAGCACTTCAGGTATCTTCGTTATAGAACTCTATAATTTTCCTAATAAAACTTGGGTGTATGACACTGGTTATGGTACTCATATTTGTAATGATATGCAGGGACTTAGGAAAATTCGGAAGCTGAATAAGGGGGCTTTGGATCTGTACGTTGGCAATGGCGATCGTTCAGCTGTTGAAGCTATAGGAAGCTATGAGCTCATCCTCCCAAGTGGACTTATTCTTATTTTAGATAATTGTCATTATGCACCTTCTATTACTAGAGGTGTTATTTCAGTTTCTCGTTTGAAGGATAATGGTTTTAATCATGTATTCACAGATTATGGTATTtcg aaacgcataacaAAGCTGCAACACGATGGGCTTCTTGAGTCAACCGGAAATGAGTCGTTTGACATATGCGAATCTTGTTTATCTGGAAAAATGACAAAGAAACCCTTTACCCACCAGGTTGAAAGGGCGAGTGATCTACTTGGACTCattcatactgat GGATATGCtctagagtctgctgcacgcattcTCAACATGGTTCCAAACAAGAAGGTAAACAAGACACCATATGAAATATGGCATGGGAAGGTCCCAAATCTGTCTtacttgaaagtctggggttgtgaggctCACGTGAAGCGTGATACACCAAACAAACTTGAGTCCAGAACTATCAAGTGTATCATTGTAGGATATCCAAAGGAAACGATGGGATACTACTTCTACTATCCAGCAGAAAACAAGGTTTTCACTGCTAGATATGCTGAGTTTTTGGAGAAGCGTCTCCTCTTACAAGAAGCAAGTAGGAGCactgtagatcttgaagaaattcaagaacaagATACattaccttctgaaggcactagcgaAATTCGTACTGAGCCGCAACATGAAAGTGTCGAGGTACAGGACGAAGCATGTctcattcgtagatctagtagaacctcTCGTCCACCTGAAAGGTTAAACCTTATGGTTACGATGGAGGACTTTGAATTAGGGGATCTGGGCGAACCCGCTAACTAG
- the LOC139902071 gene encoding secreted RxLR effector protein 161-like: MIGVPYASAIGSIMYAMRCTRPDVSFALNMTSRYQQNPGDCHWTAVKNILKYLRNTKDMFLVYEGFDELSVKCYTDASFETDQDDCRSQSSYVFIMNGGAVDWRSSKQSTTAMSTTESEYIAASEAAQEAVWIRKFISGLGVVPSIENPMDIYCDNTGAIVIANEPGVLRGAKHILRKFHYIREVIERGDVRIQKVPTEDNLADPFTKSMSCTKHVEHSRNIGLRPANSFM; encoded by the coding sequence ATGATTGGAgtcccatatgcttcagctattggATCCATCATGTATGCTATGAGGTGCACTAGACCAGATGTTTCTTTTGCTCTTAATATGACGAGCCGAtaccaacagaatccaggtgattgTCACTGGACTGCTGTAAAGAATATATTGAAGTATTTGCGAaacactaaagatatgttcttagtTTACGAAGGTTTCGATGAACTGAGCGTAAAGTGTTACACTGATGCTAGTTTcgaaactgatcaagatgattgtcGATCACAGTCTAGCTACGTTTTCATTATGAACGGAGGCGCTGTCGactggagaagctcaaagcagagcactaCAGCGATGTCTACAACAGAATCAGAATACATTGCGGCATCTGAAGCTGCTCAGGAAGCTGTTTGGATCAGAAAATTCATATCTGGACTTGGCGTTGTTCCCAGCATTGAAAATCCCATGGACATATATTGCGACAATACTGGTGCTATAGTAATAGCAAATGAACCAGGAGTTCTACGTGGTGCCAAACACATCCTTCGAAAATTTCACTACATACGTGAAGTTATAGAGAGAGGTGATGTACGTATTCAAAAGGTTCCAACAGAAGACAATCTAGCTGACCCGTTCACAAAGTCAATGTCTTGTACCAAGCACGTCGAGCATTCTAGGAACATTGGGCTTAGACCAGCTAATAGTTTTATGTAA
- the LOC139902069 gene encoding uncharacterized protein — MAGDDTESSSRNPIDISSPYYLSSSDQPGQNFVGDNLLNDGNYSDWKNEMMNALFAKNKIGFVDGSIPKPSEGSKDLMNWQRCNAMVRGWLVNSMVKEIKNSVKYAATARDIWTDLDERFNKENAPRVYELRRTITTIHQENMTVSSYYTKLRGIWDEMQSANPIPTCTCNGCTCDLVKSINSMRDKEKLYDFLMGLNEEYNTIRSQILSMSPLPKLSAAFHMVNQDERQRIVGNSRITSNDAAAFQASGRNIRNQSKSNNQNWNMKDNREKGDDKICTRCKKTGHTIDGCFEIIGYPDWWTKKAKNQSSTKTTNTAEQLSSCKASPKKTMNAC, encoded by the coding sequence ATGGCCGGTGATGATACAGAATCAAGCTCAAGAAACCCAATCGACATCTCTTCACCGTACTATCTATCATCTTCTGATCAACCTGGACAAAACTTTGTTGGAGACAATCTTCTCAACGATGGTAATTACAGTGATTGGAAGAATGAGATGATGAATGCTTTGTTTGCAAAGAATAAAATAGGCTTCGTGGATGGTTCAATTCCGAAGCCCTCTGAAGGTTCGAAAGATCTAATGAATTGGCAACGATGCAACGCCATGGTTCGTGGATGGCTTGTGAATTCAATGGTTAAAGAAATCAAAAACAGCGTTAAGTACGCGGCAACAGCAAGGGACATATGGACAGATCTTGATGAAAGGTTCAACAAAGAAAACGCTCCACGTGTATATGAGTTACGAAGGACAATTACAACGATTCACCAGGAGAATATGACCGTGTCTTCTTATTACACAAAATTGAGAGGTATATGGGACGAGATGCAATCTGCAAATCCAATTCCCACATGTACCTGCAACGGATGCACCTGTGATCTGGTAAAATCAATTAACTCTATGCGTGACAAAGAAAAGTTATATGATTTCTTGATGGGTTTAAATGAGGAATACAACACTATTAGATCACAAATCTTGAGTATGAGTCCCTTGCCTAAACTGAGTGCTGCCTTTCACATGGTGAACCAAGATGAACGACAAAGAATCGTTGGTAATTCGAGAATAACAAGCAATGATGCAGCTGCGTTTCAAGCCTCTGGTCGTAATATACGAAATCAGTCAAAATCAAACAATCAGAATTGGAACATGAAAGATAATCGAGAGAAGGGTGATGATAAGATATGCACACGTTGCAAAAAGACAGGGCACACTATAGACGGTTGTTTTGAGATCATAGGGTATCCAGATTGGTGGACTAAAAAGGCTAAAAATCAATCATCTACCAAAACAACAAACACTGCTGAGCAGCTGAGCAGCTGCAAGGCTTCACCAAAGAAGACTATGAATGCTTGCTGA